ATAATAACAGGTAAGGTCTCAAAACAATTTCTTGACCTGATTTCCTGAAGCACTTCAAAGCCTGACTTTCGAGGCAAGTTAATATCCAACAACACCAAGTCCGGACAAACAGCATCTGTATAAGCACCTCGCTTATTCAGATAGTCCAAAGCTTCTTCGCCATTTCTGACAGTATGCAGCTTGATTTTCAGTCCGTACCGCTCAAATGCTTTTCGGGTAAGTACGATATCTGGATAGTGGTCTTCAACCAGCAGAATATGTACAACCTCATTTTTCATAACAATGCTCCACTATTTTTTTATTTTACTTTTATGAATTGTCCTTACCTAATTACAACCTATATCCTGAGTATATGTTACAATCGACTATTATGCCCATGAGTATGGTGCTGAAATAGCCGCATTATGCCCTTCCAGATGTTTCGGAATGGTAAAACAGAACTTGCTTCCTTTTCCATATTCCGATTCCACCCAAATACGTCCACCGTATTTGTCAATAATCTTCTTGCATATTGCTAACCCAATCCCTGTTCCGGTAAACTCTTCATGCGTATGCAAACGCTGAAAGATAACAAATATACGGTCAAGATGTTTTGCTTCAATACCAATACCATTATCCTGAATACAGAATTGCCATACCCTCGACAATTCTTTGCATGTCACCCTGATATCAGGAGTACGATCCTTATGGCGGTACTTGATGGCGTTACTGATAATATTCTGAAACACTTGCAGTACCATTGTCTCGTTCATCTGCAACACCGGAAGCAGGTCACAGTAAACCATTGTTCCTGTCTCTTCTATGGAAGAATGAAGGTTGTCCAATGCGACCCTGACCGTCTTATTCAGGTCCACTTCCCTAATATCCTCTTCTCCTGTACTGACTCTTGAGAACTGTAGCAAATCATCTATCAGGCTTTTCATCCTGTTTGTTCCCTGTAGGATAAAGTCAATATACTCCTGCCCTTCCTCATCAAGCTGGTCCCTGTATATTTCAGCCAGCAGCTCACTGAAACCACTGATCGTCCTGAGCGGCTCCTGCAAATCATGGGATGCTACATAAGCAAATGTCTGTAACTCCTCATTACTGTTGTACAGCCTTTCAGCGTATTCTTTTAGTTTCTGTTCAGCCTCTTTGGAGTATGTTATATCCGTTATCAACGCAATGTAATTGCTCACCTCTTCCTCATCATCCATCACAGGGTAAAGCTGGATATTACACCAATAAGGTTCACCAGAATACCATCTGAATTTTTTCAGTATAGCTTCTGTCCGTTCCCTATTTTTCAATGCACTTCTCAGCTTATCGATCTCCGTATCGTTGACGCCATCCTTAATAAAATAGGCACACGGATGTCCAAGGGTTTGGGTAGTACTGCTTCCTGTAATTTCCTGAAACCTTGGATTCTGATATACCACAGGAAACCCTTCTTCTGGGCTATTCTCGATAATGATCACCCCATTGCTACTGCTTTCAATGGCTGTCTGGAACTTATGTAACCTTTTTCGGGCTTTCACATGGTGCGTAATATCTCTGGTATTGACAAGTACTCCTTGAATATTAGGCTCATGCAACAGGTTTTGCACGACACTTTCTACAAAAAGATAAACACCTGTAGAGTGAAGCATCCGGTAATCTGTTCGCTTCTTCATACCCGGCACTTCCCTTACTTCCCGCATAACTACTGCTACACGATCCAAATCTTCAGGATGAATAAAGTCTTTCCAGCAACATTTCAGGTGATCAATCGAATACCCCAAAATATGTTCAGCAGAATCACTGATGTAACGGATTTTTCCTCCATCCTCAAAAATGGCTATAATGTCTGACGAGTTCTGGAACATATATTTGAAGCGGGCGTTCTGCTCTTCCTCCTCCTGTAAGGTTCTCAGTATAGACTCTACGATGATCTTACGTAACTCGCCCAAATAATACAGTGTCAGGGTACACCATGGCTGTGAGTGCTCCTTTATTTCTTCACTTTGACCTGTCACTATTCTTCCCTCATCCCCTGCCATTTCAACCAGCCAATTGACATTATATCTGTACTCAGGTCTGAACCATACCAAGTATTGACGTTTCTTGGAAGACAAAGATGCTGATAGTATTCCTCCATAATGTCCTACATCTGGGTAGATCTCATGAATCCTGTCAGTATGATAAATTTCCTCACTTTGATTTTCCTGTAGCCAATCAATCAATAGATGAATATCCTCCTCCTCAGGTACTTTACCGAAACTTTCAAAATGGTTTCCCATATAAAGAACAGCTCCTTCAGCTTCAGCCAACTCCAACAATGCTGACTCTTTCTGTTCCAACCCCTCCAAAAACGATGACTTACTGGAAATTGCTTCTATCAATGTATTCAACAAGTTGCCCTTGTAAGCAGCCTCCTCTTTTTCTTGCATCTCTTCCTGTAAAACAACCTGTGAAGAAAATACCTGACAAAGCAACTCACATGCTTTCCGCTGTTCATAGGAAAGGTAATTACGCTCCTTGTTCAAGCAAACCACCACCCCCCAAGGCTGATTATTCTTCTGTACACTCACCAAAAGCACAGAACTGACGCCCATTTTAGAAAAATATCGCTTTCCAAATGGCAGTACCGCCTGTATAGCCATATCATTTAACACTTCTTCTTCAAGTGCTTTTGAACGAAGTGTCTTAACTCCTACTGAAGGCTGCTTAAAATCTACCACATATCGTACAGGTCTCTGAAAAAGCACATGGGCATCATCTTCTTCAGTATGCCTTAACCACATGGACTCTATCGGGTCCTGCCTGTTACTTCCCCATGCCGCCTTTATTTCTGCATTAAACTCATCGTCAAACCGAAGTAAGTATATCTGATCAAACCCTGTCAGGATATGCATTTCCTTCACCATCTGCTTGAACAGCTCCTGTGGAGACTTTACGGACTGCAACTTGGCAAAAGCCACATTCAGAATAGCGTAAGGGTTCAGTTGTTCAATAAGGTCTTCTTCCGGTTGCCTTTCAAACTCAATCAGTACATTTCCGTTGCTTCGGCTCAGCTGTAAATAAAAAAGGTACAATTTCCCCTCCCTATCAATACTGAACCTTAATGGAGGAATTTGCCCTGGATTATCATGCTTCAGCAAACGGTGAATATACTCCATCCGGGTTTTGTCCATCAGTACTGACAAAGGGTGCCCCAGTAACTCTTTGGAAGCCCTGTAAAAAAATAGTGGAACGTTCTCACTCACTGCCTGAATGATAAAGTCCTTTTCAGAAAAAACCACCAACATACAATGTGGCTGCACCTTTGTTGTCATTAGCATAGTTGTATTCTTTTTTGGCAAAAAATCTAGCTGCCAATAGCTCATTACTCCATATATTCCCAAGCACTATGATAAGCGCCTATTCGGTCAATATAATCCAGAAAGGATTGGTAAAAACTATGGGATGAAAGTGTAGCACTATCCCCTATCACCACCAACTTCTTTCGGGCACGGGTCAACGCAACGTTCATTCGTCGGGTATCAGCCAAGAAGCCTATACTTCCTTCATCATTGCTTCTTACCAAACTGATGTAGATAATATCTTTCTCCTGTCCCTGAAAACCATCCACCGTCTGTACCTGTATCTGGTCTGACCATTCCCTTAAAACTGTATCCGACAAAAGATGTTCACTCAAAGTCATTACTTGACCTTTATATGGTGAAATAATACCAATAGAAGGTTGTTCGACAGAGCCTTCAGCTTTATAAGCTTGCAGTATTCCGGTCAGGTGTCTAAGCAAAAGTGCAGCCTCCTCCTCATTGTAGCGGCTCTGTGTTTCTGGGTACATTGCTTCGACATACCCACACCCTGCCGTATCTACAAACTCAACAGCCGTTGATAGCTGTGGAAGTTCACTACTCTCGGAGAGTACATGGTTTTTAACTGAATCGTCAGCCTTTAACTCTCCATCGTAAAACTGTTCATTGGAAAACTGCATGATCTGCTCATTCATTCTGTATTGAACTTCCAGCATGACTGATGTTTCCTTCTGCCGAACCATTACTTTCTCAAAGAGTGTCTCTTCCAAACCTTCCTTTGCTGCCTGTTGTGACTTTACAGTTGGTGGCAACTGGCAATGGTCTCCTGCAAATACCACTTTATCTGCTTTCAGTATTGGAATCCAAGTAGCAGGTTCAAGTGCTTGAGCCGCTTCGTCTATAAATACTGTACTGAACTTACGGTCTTTGATAAACTTGTTGACAGCACCTACCAAAGTAGCAGTGATTACCTGCGCCTTATCCGTAAGGCTCTCCACAATATATTCTTCCAGCTGCTCGGCTTCTTTTAGCATCTGACGGGCATCCCGATACAAGTCTCTTCTTTTTTCCCTCTCCTCTTTACCAAAGTTCCGTTTAAACTTGGCTGCCTGCCTTTTAGCTTCTTCAGCGTCCCGACGCAACTTTTTCAATAACTTGAAATCATGATGCGCTTCAATTTGAGCATCCAAACTATACTGAATCACTTCATCCTGTACCCTTGCTGGGTTACCTATCCGCAGTACCTTGATTCCTTTCTCTGCCAGTTTCCTTGTCAACAAATCCACCGCCGTGTTACTAGGAGCTGTCACCAGCACCTGCTTTTCTCGTTGCAGTACCAGCTTCACCACTTGAACCAAGGTGGTAGTCTTACCTGTACCTGGAGGACCGTGTACCACCGCAATATCCTTCGCTGTCAAGACCTTGGCTACAGCTTCATTTTGTGCTTGGTTAAGTGTTTCTAGAGGTTGAAAACCATTTGGCACTTTCTTTTCAAATGTGGCAGGCTGCTCCCCCAAGAGTATATCTCTCAAAGTACGTGTACGCCCAGCTTTCAACTCCAACAACTGCTTGAGGGCATAATCCATCTCACGATAGGTTACATCATCAAACAGCATATCCACCCCAACATTTCCTTCTGTCAGCCAGTCAGGTAACTCATCCTCAGATACAGCAATCCGCATATTGTCTTCCCACACAGCAGCTACCACCCCTCTCAACCTTTCATCATCCTTTCCACCTTCGGAGAAAAAAGTCACCGAGTCTCCTACCTGAAAAGCATGAGGAGTTCCTTTAAACGAACCCCGCTCTATGGTAATATAAAACTGTTCTCCTGTCCCAATCTCAGATTTTTTGATAATGACAGGGTACCAGCAAATCCCTTTGCGTTTTCTTTCATTCAAAGGAGTTTGCAGGACATTCTTCTCGTATTGTCTAAAGTCTTCATCGCGCTCAATCTTCAAGAGGGAACGCAAGTGTTTGATTTCTTCCATATTCAATCGAAGTGGCGAAAGGGCCGCCTAACCTTTATTTTCAGATAATGCAATTTAAGGTTTCTGCGGATTGTTGTCCCATGAACTGTCAAGTTCTCCGCTTTTACCATTCAGAATCTATCACATCAAAGCACGGAACATGCCCCCTAAACAGTAAAAGCCTTCTCCGACCGATGGCGAAGAAGGCTTTCAATTAATCTTTTATCTATCAGTTCGGAAAATACAATGGAGGATCGCAGTCATCCGAGTCCCAAACGACAATCTTGTTTTCAGCATTCCATAACCCTGTTGGGGACACATATTGGCTGCCGATTCCAATCACATCGGCAGTGCTCACTTTCAACCTATTTTCAGGGTCCAGCTTATAAATATGTTCTGAGCAGCTCAACGCATCCGACTTCAGGTCAAACATGTTATCATAAGGTTGGTCTGAAAAGGACATATCACGCTCAATCATCTTGTCCAAATACTCGCCATCCCAATCAGGACATCGGCAAATCACCACCCGATCAGACTCCTTACAGATATCAAAAAAGTAAGACTTGGTAAAATCACTATGCGTCATCTCGGAAATTTCCCAATCACCATCACTCCCTTTTGAGCGACAAAATGCGGCATGGCTAAATTCACCAGGAATCAGAAACGTAGTCAGTTTCTTTTTATCAATCGTCAATATAAAATCTCCAGGCTGCAACAGTGCGTAGCCTACCTGATACTTCCAGCCTCTCAGTGAAGTATAGTATGTTGAGAACCTGATATATGGGATAACATGTTTGAGTGCATAATGGTACACCCTTCTTCTCATCACCCACATGACGATCTCAGCTTTGACTTTTTTGGGTAACATAAGTTTAAAAAAAGTTATAGTAAAAAATTTGAGTTATAGTTTGAAGCCCATCACCAAGATATCATCCGTTTGCTTTTCGTTGCCATGACTCATCCATTGGAAGAGGTTATCCCGAAGTATCGATTCTTGCTCTCCCATCGGATCCTTATGCAACAAAGTCAAAAAGCGTCGGAAGTTTTTAGCCATAAACTTCATATTGTTTTTACCTCCAAACTGATCCTTATAACCGTCACTGTACATGTAAAAAGTAACTGGCTCATCCAAAGGTATCGTATGCAATGTATATACCCTATCTTGTTGGTATACATTCCCTCCGATCGGTGCTGCATCCCCCTTGATCAAGTCCTCTTCTTTACCCTTGAAGATCAGAAGTGGGTTTTTCGCACCTGCATATTGCAATTCGTTTTTGTTTCTGTCAATACAAATAATCGAGAGTTCCATTCCATCTCTGTTTCCTGATGTCGATTGCCTTAAGGCTTTGTAAACCTGTTCATGCAACCTGTTCAGGATCAAGTCAGGAGATGTTATCTTATTCTTGATAATAATCTCTGTCAAAGACTGAATACCAATAAAGCTCATAAAAGCACCTGGCACTCCATGTCCTGTACAGTCCGCTGCTACCACTATCAACTTATCGTCAACCTCCTCCACAAAATAGAAATCACCCGATACTATATTCCTAGGTTGGTAGAATATAAAGTAACCGTCCTCTCCAAAGTATTTTTTCAACACTTCCTGAGAAGGCAACAATGCTCTTTGGATTTGCTTAGCATATTGAATGCTGGAAGTTATTTCCTCATTCACCTTTTTCAGTTGCTGGCTCTGCTGCTCCAACTCCTCATTCTGCTCTGCAATCTGAAGGTTTTGCGTATTCAACTCTTCATTAGCCTCTTGGAGTGAGTTGGTTCGCTCCATGACAGTCTCTTCAAGGTTATGGTTGATATCATCCAGTTCCTTGTTCAGCTGTTCATTTTTCAAGAACGCTGTAGAGAAGTTTTGAGCCAAGACAGATGCTTGAGAAAAAATAAATATGTAGAAACCTACGGTAAACATATTCATGGACTGAATGATGTTTTCATTCAGCAATAGGTCATTGACAGAGGTAATCACCAAGGACAAAGCTCCAAAAAGGAAAATCAATGCCCCTTTCTGCTTATTTAAGGCTGCATATGCCAATGTTCCGATACAATAGGCACAAACTACAGGTAACAGGTAAGTAATAGCCACCATCACATATGACACCATATATGTTGATGAAAACAAGGTAAAAGCAATCAGTATCCCAAATACCGTGTTAACACCTACCTGAAAATACTTGAATGTATAATCTCTGTACAGTAGCCTGATAAATAGCGGTACTGTAATAAGTGGAATCTCAAAAGCCAGATATTGCAACCTTAACAACCACCCCCAAGACATACTTGGCAGAAGTACCGTCATCAGGTATTCGCCTACAGTCAGCGCACGCAAGCACAATGCAAAAGAGGTAATGCTAAAAATCAGGTTAGCTGGTACATTTCTACGATAATAGTAAAGGATCAAGTGGTAAAGACCAACAATCAACACACTACTGAAAAGGAATATATCTCTCCATGTAGAAGTCTCTCTTTCCTGTAAGATTGCACCATCTGACCCTAACTGTATAGACTGCCACAACCCTCCTTTCCTATGATGGAAATTAGATACTTGTACCAACAATGAAAGTGTGTCGCCTTTAACAGGAAAGCTTACTATTTTCGTCTTATATTCAGGAGCTGCCTGTTCTTTATTCTTGCTCACCTTTCCATTTGAAGCCACCAACTGACCATCAACATAAAAACGGTAAGCCGTTCCTGCAGTTCTGATTTTCAATGCCAACTTGTCCGGTGCACTTGCAGGCAGTAATACTTTCAAGTGATAGGTAGCGACTCCAAAAGAAGGCAAAGGCTTTCCTAAAGCATCCGTCAAACCATTCCAAGTCTCCGGTACTTTTACCAACTGACGTTTGTAACCAGCCCCTTGCACTAAATCTTCCTCCAGTAGCAATTCACCCCAATAGAAATCCCATTGACCATCAAGGTTAATGATTTCATTGACATTTGATTGACGTAAATCTAGTAGGGCTGAATTTGCAACCTGTCCGAATGCATTAAATGAGAAAAAAATCCCAAGTAATAACCCTGAAAAAAAACAGCAAGTTCGTTGATTGATTTGCATTTGATATTAGTCGTAAAAAAATGTTTTGGAGTTATGTGCACGCAATATAGTACAGTTTTGTACAAAGTTGTAGCTCAAAAAAACATTCCTCCTACTTAGTGGGATAACGCTGTTATCAAAAAGGTTACTATCAAAGCATCTAGGTAAAAAGTAAATTCCCTCTTAAGTGTTTAATGACCTATTCTGACCATCAACATGTGCCACCATCTTGGGAAATCTTCAAAGGCATTTGAAATACTAACCAAGGCATCTCTGTCAATCACATCGCTTACACTAAATTGGACTTTTTTACCGGTAACGTCTGTTCTAGCATTGACAAACTCTATAAAATACTCCTCTTTGTTTAGCTTTTGGATACTTAGCTGAAAATCCCTATTGACATCACATAAAATGCGCTTCTCTCCTAAAATAAGCCTTGACAGGTTATAGGTAAATGCATCCCACTCTGAACATTGAATCCACCTACTGTCTTTAAAAGTGAAGGAACCATGTGCGTTTGAAGCCTTAATATCGATATCCATTTGAAATGAAGGAGTAACGTCGTCAATATCAACCACCTTCATCACCAAATTGAATGGCTTTTCAATTCTAACTTCTTTCATCTCTTTTGGGTCGTTTTTGAGTAATTAGATTTTAGTCGTTGTCGTTGTTATCCTGACAAACAACTATTTCTGGGTAGAAAAATTGCAAAATAAGAATACAATTGGATTTTTTTTATTTTTATCTTTCAATAAACTAAGAATTTACGCTAAAAACCAACCAAATGAGATTAACACTACTGCTATGGCTACTTTTCCCCTTTTGTAGCATAGCGCAAGACCAGACAAGAGGTCTTTCAAACAAGGCTTCTACAGTTACACTAGGTCCTAATGTACGCGCTATTATAGTGGGTGTTTCCCGTTATGCGCACATGCCTCCCTCAGGACAACTTCAATATGCCCACAAGGATGCCTTGGCATTTGCTGACTTCCTTAAAGAACACAGTGGTATAGAACCTTCCAACATTACCCTATTTCTGGACGAAAACGCCCAGCACCATGCTGTGGAGCAAATGATCTACAAGACGTTGTTTCAAGAAGCTCAAAAAGGCGAACAAGTCATCATCTACTTTGCAGGTCATGGAGATGTGGATGGTAATACGGACAATGCATTTCTCCTGACACATGATGCACCTGACCCTGCTGAAAAAGCCTATTACTTTGGGGGAGCCTTGGATGTTAGTCGCATTCAACAGTTTGTACAGCGTGCTACAGTTGCCAAAGGCATTAAGGTACTGCTGATCACGGATGCCTGCCGTT
This portion of the Limibacter armeniacum genome encodes:
- a CDS encoding response regulator, translated to MKNEVVHILLVEDHYPDIVLTRKAFERYGLKIKLHTVRNGEEALDYLNKRGAYTDAVCPDLVLLDINLPRKSGFEVLQEIRSRNCFETLPVIMLTSSASEQDMKKSYSLNANTYLIKPCCLGEYEKLIKCVESFKSRNCK
- a CDS encoding 7TM diverse intracellular signaling domain-containing protein, whose product is MQINQRTCCFFSGLLLGIFFSFNAFGQVANSALLDLRQSNVNEIINLDGQWDFYWGELLLEEDLVQGAGYKRQLVKVPETWNGLTDALGKPLPSFGVATYHLKVLLPASAPDKLALKIRTAGTAYRFYVDGQLVASNGKVSKNKEQAAPEYKTKIVSFPVKGDTLSLLVQVSNFHHRKGGLWQSIQLGSDGAILQERETSTWRDIFLFSSVLIVGLYHLILYYYRRNVPANLIFSITSFALCLRALTVGEYLMTVLLPSMSWGWLLRLQYLAFEIPLITVPLFIRLLYRDYTFKYFQVGVNTVFGILIAFTLFSSTYMVSYVMVAITYLLPVVCAYCIGTLAYAALNKQKGALIFLFGALSLVITSVNDLLLNENIIQSMNMFTVGFYIFIFSQASVLAQNFSTAFLKNEQLNKELDDINHNLEETVMERTNSLQEANEELNTQNLQIAEQNEELEQQSQQLKKVNEEITSSIQYAKQIQRALLPSQEVLKKYFGEDGYFIFYQPRNIVSGDFYFVEEVDDKLIVVAADCTGHGVPGAFMSFIGIQSLTEIIIKNKITSPDLILNRLHEQVYKALRQSTSGNRDGMELSIICIDRNKNELQYAGAKNPLLIFKGKEEDLIKGDAAPIGGNVYQQDRVYTLHTIPLDEPVTFYMYSDGYKDQFGGKNNMKFMAKNFRRFLTLLHKDPMGEQESILRDNLFQWMSHGNEKQTDDILVMGFKL
- a CDS encoding AAA domain-containing protein is translated as MEEIKHLRSLLKIERDEDFRQYEKNVLQTPLNERKRKGICWYPVIIKKSEIGTGEQFYITIERGSFKGTPHAFQVGDSVTFFSEGGKDDERLRGVVAAVWEDNMRIAVSEDELPDWLTEGNVGVDMLFDDVTYREMDYALKQLLELKAGRTRTLRDILLGEQPATFEKKVPNGFQPLETLNQAQNEAVAKVLTAKDIAVVHGPPGTGKTTTLVQVVKLVLQREKQVLVTAPSNTAVDLLTRKLAEKGIKVLRIGNPARVQDEVIQYSLDAQIEAHHDFKLLKKLRRDAEEAKRQAAKFKRNFGKEEREKRRDLYRDARQMLKEAEQLEEYIVESLTDKAQVITATLVGAVNKFIKDRKFSTVFIDEAAQALEPATWIPILKADKVVFAGDHCQLPPTVKSQQAAKEGLEETLFEKVMVRQKETSVMLEVQYRMNEQIMQFSNEQFYDGELKADDSVKNHVLSESSELPQLSTAVEFVDTAGCGYVEAMYPETQSRYNEEEAALLLRHLTGILQAYKAEGSVEQPSIGIISPYKGQVMTLSEHLLSDTVLREWSDQIQVQTVDGFQGQEKDIIYISLVRSNDEGSIGFLADTRRMNVALTRARKKLVVIGDSATLSSHSFYQSFLDYIDRIGAYHSAWEYME
- a CDS encoding YiiX/YebB-like N1pC/P60 family cysteine hydrolase — protein: MLPKKVKAEIVMWVMRRRVYHYALKHVIPYIRFSTYYTSLRGWKYQVGYALLQPGDFILTIDKKKLTTFLIPGEFSHAAFCRSKGSDGDWEISEMTHSDFTKSYFFDICKESDRVVICRCPDWDGEYLDKMIERDMSFSDQPYDNMFDLKSDALSCSEHIYKLDPENRLKVSTADVIGIGSQYVSPTGLWNAENKIVVWDSDDCDPPLYFPN
- a CDS encoding PAS domain S-box protein, encoding MLMTTKVQPHCMLVVFSEKDFIIQAVSENVPLFFYRASKELLGHPLSVLMDKTRMEYIHRLLKHDNPGQIPPLRFSIDREGKLYLFYLQLSRSNGNVLIEFERQPEEDLIEQLNPYAILNVAFAKLQSVKSPQELFKQMVKEMHILTGFDQIYLLRFDDEFNAEIKAAWGSNRQDPIESMWLRHTEEDDAHVLFQRPVRYVVDFKQPSVGVKTLRSKALEEEVLNDMAIQAVLPFGKRYFSKMGVSSVLLVSVQKNNQPWGVVVCLNKERNYLSYEQRKACELLCQVFSSQVVLQEEMQEKEEAAYKGNLLNTLIEAISSKSSFLEGLEQKESALLELAEAEGAVLYMGNHFESFGKVPEEEDIHLLIDWLQENQSEEIYHTDRIHEIYPDVGHYGGILSASLSSKKRQYLVWFRPEYRYNVNWLVEMAGDEGRIVTGQSEEIKEHSQPWCTLTLYYLGELRKIIVESILRTLQEEEEQNARFKYMFQNSSDIIAIFEDGGKIRYISDSAEHILGYSIDHLKCCWKDFIHPEDLDRVAVVMREVREVPGMKKRTDYRMLHSTGVYLFVESVVQNLLHEPNIQGVLVNTRDITHHVKARKRLHKFQTAIESSSNGVIIIENSPEEGFPVVYQNPRFQEITGSSTTQTLGHPCAYFIKDGVNDTEIDKLRSALKNRERTEAILKKFRWYSGEPYWCNIQLYPVMDDEEEVSNYIALITDITYSKEAEQKLKEYAERLYNSNEELQTFAYVASHDLQEPLRTISGFSELLAEIYRDQLDEEGQEYIDFILQGTNRMKSLIDDLLQFSRVSTGEEDIREVDLNKTVRVALDNLHSSIEETGTMVYCDLLPVLQMNETMVLQVFQNIISNAIKYRHKDRTPDIRVTCKELSRVWQFCIQDNGIGIEAKHLDRIFVIFQRLHTHEEFTGTGIGLAICKKIIDKYGGRIWVESEYGKGSKFCFTIPKHLEGHNAAISAPYSWA